DNA sequence from the Methanolobus sp. ZRKC5 genome:
TAAGATCTGCTGTGCCTCCAGCACCGGTTATAGCACGAGAGCTGGTCTTTGGGATAAGCAGGCCGTTAGCTGCAACGATCGGAACAATAAGAAGAGATATCTTATTACCAGGCACACCACCGATTGAATGTTTGTCCATTATAGGAGAGGTGCTGAATTCTATACGCTCGCCGGTCTCTATCATTGCCTTTGTGAGCCATTCGGTCTCATCTTCACTCATATCCTTAATGTAAGTGGCAGTAAGGAAAGCTGCAAGTTCGATATCGTTGAGATTTTCCTCAACTATATCCTTTACAAGCTCGTATATCTCGTCCCTTTCAAGCTTGTGCCCATCCATCACTTTCCTGATAATGTGGGTGGATGTTGGTTTTTCTGCAGGTTCAACTTCTACAGTTTCTGTCCATTCCCTCTGCAACCGTTCCTGCACCTCGTGATACAGTCCTATCATTCCCGGAGAAATCATGTCCTCTGTAAAATCAACAATTGCCGTAAGGATTGTGTGGTCTTTGACCCTTACCCTGTCGCCCTCGTTAACTCCCAATTCCTTGGCGTCAATTGTATTCAACACCACTTTATATTTGCCGACTTTGATATCGATAGGCTGTACTTTTAGCTGCATTGTTCCACCTTTATTTTATACAGAACATGCGCTAAGGGATAAATAGGTTTATGGTGAGTTTTGGAAATTGAATAGGAATATTGAACTCGGATACTTGCTTTTATGCCAAGACTTCACACCCACCACTGCACTTAAAGCCCACAAATTATAATACTGCCTCATGAACGCCTTTATGCAAATGGCCATAGAAGAAGCACGTCACGGTATGGAACACGATCACGGAGGACCATTCGGGGCGATTATCGTGAAGGACGGCAAGGTATTATCCAGGACCCACAATGAAGTGTTGAGAAGCAATGATCCTACTGCACATGCAGAGATACTTGCCATAAGGCAGGCATCTACTGTTCTGGAAAGATTTGACCTTTCGGACTGTGAGATATATACAAGTTCACAGCCGTGTCCAATGTGTCTTGCAGCAATTTACTGGGCACGCATAAAGACCGTGTATTACGGCTCCGATAAAGATGATGTTGCCCTTATTGGTTTTGATGACAATCTTTTTTATGAGTATATTCGGGGAGAAAGTCAGGATAGTGGAATAAAGCTGATTAATATTGAGAGGGAGGAAGCCCTTAAGTTGCTCAGGCAGTGGTCTGAAAAGGATGATAAACAGACTTACTGATATGAGTTTGCTTGAATTTAAGCTTGAGAGGATTTCGATAAACTACCATCAATACTCATACAATTTAATAAAATTTAAATAATAGCAAAGCAAATTTACTATTATGGATTCTTTTACTGATTTTGCCTTAAATGAAGAATATAAGCGTCTCCAATCTGTCGGAGATAAGCTTGCTGAAATTGAATATTTAGTAGATTGGAAGCCTTTTCGCCCTATTCTGGAGTCAATGTACATAAACAGAACAGCTTCAGGCGGACGGCCTGAAGCTGATGTTATTGTAATGTTCAAGATGCTTGTTCTGCAACAATGGCATGGTCTTTCTGATGCTGAGCTTGAAAAGCAGTGTATTGACAGGATATCCTTTAGGAAATTCCTGGGATTTCCTGAATATGTACCAGACAGTACAACTGTCTGGTCATTCAGGAAGAGAATTATCGACAATGGTAAAGAAAAAGCGGTGTGGGATGAAATGCAGAATCAGCTTGATGCTCTTGGTTTGAAGATTAAAAAAGGAATGATCCAGGATGCAACTTTTATTCACTCAGATCCAGGACATGCAAAAGCAGATGTACTCAGAGGAAAAGATGCGAAAACAAGAAGAAGCAAAGATGGAACCTGGACTAAGAAAAATGGTAAATCTCACTTTGGATACAAACTTCATACAATTATTGATAAGGATTATGAACTAATCAGAAGATTTGAGACAACAACTGCATCACTTCACGATTCACAGGTTGATCTGTCTGAAAAGGGTGAAGTGGTGTATAGAGATAAAGGATATTTTGGAGCAATAGCAAAAGGTTTTGCAGCAACAATGCAACGAGCTGTAAGAGGACATCCTTTAGGAATAATGGATATCCTCAGAAATG
Encoded proteins:
- a CDS encoding IS5 family transposase, translating into MDSFTDFALNEEYKRLQSVGDKLAEIEYLVDWKPFRPILESMYINRTASGGRPEADVIVMFKMLVLQQWHGLSDAELEKQCIDRISFRKFLGFPEYVPDSTTVWSFRKRIIDNGKEKAVWDEMQNQLDALGLKIKKGMIQDATFIHSDPGHAKADVLRGKDAKTRRSKDGTWTKKNGKSHFGYKLHTIIDKDYELIRRFETTTASLHDSQVDLSEKGEVVYRDKGYFGAIAKGFAATMQRAVRGHPLGIMDILRNERISVKRVPCERVYAVTKEIFKTRKVLVTTVERVNAKMLMTAFCFNLHQLRTLKTKGVI
- a CDS encoding nucleoside deaminase, producing the protein MQMAIEEARHGMEHDHGGPFGAIIVKDGKVLSRTHNEVLRSNDPTAHAEILAIRQASTVLERFDLSDCEIYTSSQPCPMCLAAIYWARIKTVYYGSDKDDVALIGFDDNLFYEYIRGESQDSGIKLINIEREEALKLLRQWSEKDDKQTY